ACGCAACCGAAGCTCGACGTGCCCGTCGCGAGCTTTTCGTGGGCCGTCGCGCACGACGGCGACGAGTGGACGCTCGACCTGAACAACCTGCGCGCCGAACTCGGCCAGCCGCCGCTCGACGATGGCACGCCCGTGGCCCGCATCCTCGCGCTACACACGCTGTCGAGCCGCTACCGGATGCCGAGCGTCCAGCATGGCCAGCTGATCAGCATTTCGGGGGATCGCGTCGATCTCGGCGTGCTCGCGGAATTCAGCCGCGCGCTGCCGCTGCCCAAGCGCCTGTTGAACAACCTCGTGCGCTTCAACCCGCGCGGGCTGGTAGCGAATTACACGATCGAGGTCGAGCGCGGCAAGCCCGATTCGGGCGAGGCCGCCACCGAGCATCGCGAGCCGGGCTCGGAACCCATCGTGCGGTATCGCTTTAAGGGCGATCTGCAGGGCATCAGCGTCGCCGCGCAGGAGCCGCCGCCGGGGCTGACCGCGAGGAACCACCCGCGCGCGGGCATTCCGGGCGTCGAAAATCTCTGGGGCACGGTCGACGCCGACGAAAGGCACGGCTCGATCGCCATCGATACGGCCAACGCGGCGCTCACGTTGCCCGGCGTATTCGACGACCCGCGCCTAACGTTCGATCATCTGAGCGGCAAAGGCACATGGACGATCGCGTCCGCCATCGATCCCGGTCAACGGCACAAGGCGTTCAAGGTCGATGTGTCGGAACTCAAGGTGTCGAATGCGGATACGGCGGCGAAGGCAACGGCCAGCTACTCGAACGTCGGCAGCGGGCGCGGCTCGCTCGATCTGAAGGCCGAATTCGAGCGCGCGCAGGTCACGCGCATCACGCGCTATCTGCCCACCAGCATCAGCGAAAAACTGCGCGTCTATCTGACCCACGGCTTGCAGGCTGGCGTGTCACACGGCGGCACGATCGAGATTCACGGCAATCTTGAGAAATTCCCCTACTCGCGCGACCCGAGCGCGGGCGTGTTCAGAATCGTCGCGCCGTTCAAGGGCGGGCGCTTCGACCCGTCGCCGTATCCGCCGCGCACGCTGAAAAACGGCGCGCCGAACGTATGGCCCGCGCTGGATGGTATCGACGGCACGTTCCAGCTGAAAGAGAAACTGCTGCGCTTCGACGTGGACCGCGCGCATTACAAGGGCGTCGCCATGCACAAGGTGACGGGCAAGATCGACGACCTCGGCAACCGCGCATCGAGCCTCATCATCACGGGCGACGGACACGGGCCGCTCGCCGACATGCTCGACTACGTGAACAACAGCGCGCTCGGCGGGATGGCGAAACATGAAACGGAAAAGATTCATGCCGAAGGCCCCGCCGCGCTCGCGCTCAAGCTGACGGTGCCACGCAACCCGCCCACGCCGCCGGGCGTCACGCCGCCGAAAGTGCGTGTCGCGGTCGAAGGCTCGCTCGCGTTCGAAAACGACCGGCTTGCGGTGGACAACGTCCCGCCGCTGTCGCAATTGCACGGCAAAGTGCACTTCACCGAGCGCACCGCGCAGGTCGACGGGCTGACGGGGCAGTTCATGGGCGGCGAAGTGCGCGCGAAAGGCGGCCTCGACGACAAAGGCACCTATGCGCTCAACCTGTCAGGCCAGGTCGCCGTCGATGCTGCCCGCGACCTGAATCTGCGCGGCCTGCCCGCGCAGGTGCTGATGCGGATGAACGGCAGCGCGCCCTACGACATCAGCGTGCGCGGCGCGAAAGGCAGACTGCCCGACGTCGCCGTTCACTCGGACCTGACGGGGCTCGCGCTCAATTTCCCCGCGCCGTTCAACAAGCCGATCGGCACGCCGATGCCGCTCGACTTCACGTTCCGGCCGACTGTCGGGAACGGCGGCAGCAGTGTGGACGCGAGCAACGGCAGCGCGACGGGCAACGGGTTGCAACGCGCCGACCTCAAGTTCGGTCCGATCGCGGCGACCTACCTGCTGCGCCACACGCCCGGCCAGCCGCCCGAAGTCGTGCGGGGCGCGGTGGGCGTGAACCGGACGGCGGAGTTGCCATCGGAAGGCGTGATCGCCGCCGTGGACATCGACGCGCTCGACGCCGACGCGTGGCGCGCCCTCTTCCTGCAGATGCGCAAGGCCAACGAAGGCGTCGCGCCCGTGCCGCCCAGCGCGACGGCTGCGCAGTTCATGCCGAACCGCTTCGCGATCCACATCGGCACACTGACGCTGCTCAAGCGTCACTGGGAAAGCGTGGTGGTCGGCGCGTCGCACAACGACCGCCAATGGCAGGCGAACATCGCGTCGAATCAGGTGTCGGGCCACCTGTCATGGGTGCCGGGCGCGCAGCCGGGATCGCCGGGCACGCTGCAGGCGCGGCTCGCGCGGCTCGTGATTCCGTCGGCGACCGAGAACGATCTGCTCGGCCCGGCGATCAACCAGCCGGCGCAGAACATTCCGTCAATCGATCTCGTCGTCAACGAACTGATCGTGCGCGAGCGCAACATCGGCAAGCTCGAGGTCAACGCGCATAACTTCGAGGACAACGGCACGCCCGTCTGGCAACTCGATTCGCTCGAAATCACCAACCCGGCCGCCGTGCTGAAGGCGACGGCGAACTGGCGCACGGGCCGCAACTACGGTGCGAATCAGGACGACGAAGCCGAGCGGAGCACCGAACTCGATTTCAAGCTGGACATCAAGGACGCCGGTCTGCTGCTCGAACGCGCCGGCCTGCCCCGCACGCTGAAGGCGGGCGAAGGGTCGCTGGCGGGCAAGCTCGGCTGGCGCGGCGGCCCGACCAAGCCCGACTATCCGACGCTCAACGGCAACCTCGCCGTCGATCTGCGGCACGGGGAGATTCTCAAGGTCGATCCAGGCGTCGCGAAGCTGCTCGGCGTGCTGAGCCTGCAAAGCCTCGCGCGCTACGCGTCGATGGATTTCCACGACGTGATCGGCGAAGGGCTGCCGTTCGAGCACGTGACGGGCACCGCGCAGGTCGTGAACGGCATCGGCTCGACGAACAACTTCGAACTGGTGACAGCGCCCGCGCGCGCCGAAATGAAAGGCACCGTCGATATGACGACGGAAACGCAGAACCTGAACGTGCATATCGTGCCCACGGTCAGCGCGGGCGCGGGCGTCATCGCGGCGACCATCATCAATCCGCTGCTCGGCCTTGCCGCGCTGGTCGGCGATATCGCACTGTCGCATTCGATCGAACATGCGTTCGCACGCGATTACTCGATCACGGGCTCATGGGCCAAACCGCACGTCGAGCGGGTCCATGGAGATAGCGGTAATATGAACGCGCCGGCCGCCATCGCGACGCCGAACTGAGGGCCGAACCGCGGTTCCGAGGTTTCTGGCGATGGCTAGCGCCGGCGTCCGCTGTCCGTACTGCCCATTGCAGGAGTCTTTCGAACGCCTATGAGCGACCTGAACACGCAGTCCGCGAAGTCCTTTCCCCACGCTGGTCCTTTCCGCGTCGCCGCGCTGCAGATGGTGAGCACGCCGGAGCGCGACCGCAATCTCGCCGATGCCGACCGCCTGATCGCGCAAGCCGCCGCCGATGGCGCGCAGCTCGTCCTGCTGCCCGAGTACTTCTGCTTCATGGGCTACAAGGACACCGACAAGCTCACCGTGCGCGAACCCTACGGCGACGGCCCGATCCAGCGCTTTCTCGCCGACGCCGCGCGCCGCCACAAGGTCTGGGTGATCGGCGGCACGCTACCTTTGACGGCGCCCGAAGAAACGCGCGTGCTGAACACGACGCTCGTGTTCGATCCGCAGGGCAACGAGGCCGCGCGCTACGACAAGATCCATCTGTTCAACTTCGAGAAAGGCGAAGAATCGTTCGACGAGGCGCGCACGATCCGCCCCGGCGACACCGTCCGCACGTTCGACGCGCCGTTCGGGCGCGTCGGCCTGTCCGTCTGCTACGATCTACGCTTTCCCGAGCTGTACCGGCGCATGGGCGACTGCGCGCTGATCGTCGTGCCGTCCGCCTTCACGTACACGACGGGCCGCGCGCACTGGGAAACGCTGCTGCGCGCGCGGGCCGTCGAGAACCAGTGCTATGTGCTCGCCGCCGCACAGGGCGGCAAGCATGAGAACGGCCGGCGCACGTGGGGCCACACCATGCTGATCGACCCGTGGGGCGAAATCATCGACGTGCGCGACGAAGGCGCGGGCGTCGTCGCGGGCAATATCGAGCGCTCACGTATCGACGAAGTCCGGCAGAGTCTGCCGGCCTGGCGTCACCGCGTGCTCAGCTGATTACGTTTGACATGAACCGCACGTATTGAAAGTGCCGCCAACGTCACCCATCTGACTGGCGTGCACCCACCGAATACCCTGAATCGAGCGAACTTCGCATGAACATCATCGAACCCAGCATCCGTAATCTCGCGACGGCCAAAGACGTACTCCTCACGCCGTACGGCCTCGACGAAGGCGTGCTGACCCGCACGCTCGCAGAAATCTTCACGCATCGCGTCGACTACGCCGACCTCTACTTCCAGGCCACGCGCAGCGAAGCGTGGAGCCTCGAAGAAGGCATCGTCAAATCGGGCAGCTTCAGCATCGACCAGGGGGTCGGCGTGCGCGCCGTGTCGGGCGACCGCACGGCGTTCGCCTATTCGGACGATCTGTCGCCCGAAGCGATCCGCCAGGCCGCGATCGCCACGCGCGCGATCGCGAAAGCGGGCGGCGGCAAGCAGAAGATCAAGGCGGCATCGACGCTCACAGGCGTGTCCGGGCGCGATCTGTATCTGCCCTCCGACCCGTTGCATTCGCTCGACGCAACCGCGAAGGTCAAGCTGCTCGAGCGCATCGAACAGATGGCGCGCGGCCGCGATCCGCGCATCACGCAGGTGATGGCGGGCCTCGCGGGTGAATACGACGTCGTGCTGGTCGCGCGCAGCGACGGCGCGCTGGCGGCGGACATCCGTCCGCTCGTGCGCGTTTCGGTGACGGTGATCGCCGAGCAGAACGGTCGCCGCGAAATCGGCAGCGGCGGTGGCGGCGGACGCTATGACTACGGCTATTTCACGGACGAACTCCTGTCGAAGTACGTCGACGACGCCGTGCACGCGGCTTTGGTGAATCTCGACGCGCGTCCGGCCCCGGCTGGCGCGATGACCGTCGTGCTCGGACCGGGCTGGCCCGGCGTGCTGCTGCACGAAGCGATCGGCCACGGTCTGGAAGGCGACTTCAACCGTAAGGGCTCGTCGGCATTCGCCGGACGCATCGGCGAGCAGGTTGCGGCGAAGGGCGTGACAGTGGTCGACGACGGCACGCTGCCGAACCGCCGCGGGTCGCTCAACATCGACGACGAAGGCAACCCGACGCAGTGCACGACGCTGATCGAAGACGGCATCCTGAAGGGTTACATCCAGGACACGCTGAATGCGCGCCTGATGAAAATGCCCGTGACGGGCAACGCGCGCCGCGAATCGTACGCCGCACTGCCGATGCCGCGCATGACCAACACGTACATGCTCAACGGTGACAAAGACCCGCAGGAAATCATCGCTTCCGTGAAGAACGGTCTGTATGCGGTGAACTTCGGCGGCGGCCAGGTCGATATCACGAACGGCAAGTTCGTGTTCTCGGCATCCGAGGCGTACATGATCGAAAACGGCAAGATCACGTATCCCGTCAAGGGCGCGACGCTGATCGGCAGTGGCCCGGAGTCGCTCAAATATGTGAGCATGATCGGCAACGACATGTCGCTGGATACGGGCGTCGGCGTGTGCGGCAAGGAAGGCCAGAGCGTGCCCGTCGGCGTCGGTCAACCTACGCTGCGCATCGACAGGATGACGGTCGGCGGCACGGTGTGATTTTTTACGTCTCGCACGTTTCACGCGTCCCAAGCGTGAAACGTGCGGATTTTCCGCATTTTTGGTGCCCGCAGCTTGCCAGCCGAGCAAACCTCGGGTTATAAAGGCAATCAACCTTTTTGACGAGCCATCCCATTTTCGCCATGTCCGCCAAGTTTTATTTTTATTTCTTTTGGGCATCTCAGACCGCTGGCGGATCGAGAGGGGTGTGAACGTACATAGGCACCCAGAATTCCCGAAAAAACCGCCAGCGAGTCTGGCGGTTTTTTTTCGTCCCTAACAACTTTGACTGTGACCTTTTTAGCCTGTTGACCTGTTCGCTGCGGCGCCGTCGTCAGATAGCAGACCGCTCGAACCGCGCTACTAAACGAATCGAGGAGAAACCCATGCCCCCGCACAATACCGACGATGTCCGCATCCGCGAATTGAAAGAACTGACGCCGCCCGCGCACCTGATCCGCGAATTCCCGTGCGACGAGAAGGTGTCGGACCTGATCTTCAACGCGCGCCAGTCGATGCATCGGATCCTGCACGGCATGGACGACCGTCTGATCGTCATCATCGGGCCGTGCTCGATTCACGACCCGAAGGCCGCGATGGAATACGCCGGCCGCCTGATCGAGCAGCGCAAGCGCTTCGCTGGCGAACTGGAAGTCGTGATGCGCGTGTACTTCGAAAAGCCGCGCACGACGGTGGGCTGGAAGGGCCTCATCAACGACCCGTACATGGACAACAGCTTCAAGATCAACGACGGCCTGCGCGCCGCGCGCGAACTGCTGGTGAAGATCAACGAGCTGGGGCTGCCCGCCGGCACCGAATACCTCGACATGATCAGCCCGCAGTACATCGCCGATCTGATCTCGTGGGGCGCGATCGGCGCGCGCACGACGGAGTCCCAGGTGCATCGTGAACTCGCGTCGGGCCTGTCGTGTCCCGTCGGCTTCAAGAACGGCACCGACGGCAACGTGAAGATCGCCGTCGACGCGATCAAGGCGGCATCGCAGCCGCACCATTTCCTGTCGGTGACCAAGGGTGGCCATTCGGCCATCGTCTCGACGGCAGGCAATGAGGACTGCCATATCATCCTGCGCGGCGGCAAGACGACGAACTACGACGCCGACAGCGTGAACGCCGCGTGCAGCGACATCGGCAAGGCCGGCCTTGCCGCGCGCCTGATGATCGACGCGAGCCACGCCAACAGCTCGAAGAAGCACGAGAACCAGATTCCCGTGTGCGCGGATATCGGCCGCCAGATCGCGGCGGGTGACGAGCGCATCGTCGGCGTGATGGTCGAATCGCATCTGGTCGCAGGCCGTCAGGATCTGCAGGAAGGCTGCGAGTTGACCTACGGCCAGAGCGTCACGGACGCCTGCATCGGCTGGGACGACAGCATCGGCGTGCTGGAAGGTCTCGCGGACGCCGTCAAGCAGCGCCGCATTGCGCGCGGCAGCGGCAACTGAACGCCGCGCGTCCCTCCTGCGCACATTGTGCCCGGCTCATGCAGCCGGGCTTTTTTTTGGCCATTCGGCCGAATCGCGCATCATGGGGACTTTCTGTACGTTCGAATCTCGTATCGATGTTCGCGAACGAGCGTTGATCTCTCCTTTCCAGATGAGCCACGCCGCCAAGCGGGCTTCCAGGAAGGCGCCTTTCGCGTGATGTACGTCGCCATTTTTGTCGAAACCGTACATGCACCGCGCTGCATCCAGAAACAGACGCAGGCTACAAGCTGGCATGACGGGGAAATCACCGACGCGCGCGACCGCGCCGTCGTCATGGAGACGGCCAAGTTCACTATCGACACGCTTGTCGAAATGATGAGCCGTATCGGTAAGCCTGTGACGCTTGCGGTCGGTTGAGCGTCGTTGCAGGTCGCACCGCTATTCGCCGCGCTGCGTGTCCGGCCCGTTCGCGCCGCGGTCGTGCCGCCATAGCACGTCGGCGCCGCCGTCCACGCGGTTCAGCACGCGTGCCAGCACGAACAGCAGATCGGACAGCCGGTTCACATACCGGCGCGGCGCATCGTTGATCGCCTCGACAGCGCCGAGCGCGACGATCGCGCGTTCCGCGCGCCGGCAGACGGTGCGGCACACATGCGCAAGCGAAGCGGCGCGCGTGCCTGCCGGCAAAATGAACTCCTTGAGCGGCGGCAGCGTCGCGTTGTGTTCGGCAAGCCAGGCATCGAGTTGCGCGAGATGGGTATCGGCAATCATCGAATGGCCCGGGATGCATAGTTCGCCGCCGAGATCGAACAGATCGTGCTGGATCGACGTGAGCGCGGCGCGGACATCGTCGGGCAAGGTTTCGCACAGCAGCACGCCGATATTCGAATTCAGTTCATCGACGTCGCCGATTGCGGCAATGCGCGCGTCGTCCTTGCGCACACGCTTGCCGTCGCCGAGACCTGTGGTGCCGTCGTCGCCCGTGCGCGTCGCGATCTTGCTCAAGCGGTTGCCCATGATGTCCGTGTCCTCATAATGTTCCGCGATGCATCCGTCCGGATATATCGCAACATGCCGTTCAGCTTCGATCCATTATAAGGATGATGGGGCTAACCCTTGCCGCGCCGTCTGCACGCATGACGCCGCGCCACCCGTCGATGGGCGTAAAATGGGCATCAACCATCAGAATATTCGCCAACAGGAGACGCAGGTGAACCATCCCGTGCCGCCCGCCCCCGTGCGCCGCCCCTTTCCTCCTGAACTTCTCACTGCGCTCAAGTCGGCATTCGGCGAACGTGTATCCACGTCCGAAGCCGTCCGAACCCATCACGGCCGCGACGAGTCGCCATTCGATCCGCAACTGCCCGACGCCGTCGTCTTCGCGCACAGCACAGAAGACGTACAGAGCATCGTCAAGCTGTGCGGTCAATACGACGTGCCCATCATTCCGTATGGCAACGGTTCTTCGCTCGAAGGCCATCTGCTCGCCGTGCAAGGCGGCGTGTCGATCGATCTCTCGGGAATGAACCGCGTGCTGTCGATCAACGCGGAAGATCTGACCGTCACCGTCGAGCCCGGCATTTCGCGTAAACAGTTGAACGAAGCGTTGCGGGACACAGGTCTGTTCTTCCCGATCGACCCCGGCGCCGATGCGAGCATCGGCGGGATGTCGGCGACGCGCGCGTCGGGCACGAACGCCGTGCGCTACGGCACGATGCGCGAAAACGTACTCGGCCTGACCGTCGTGCTCGCGGATGGCCGCGTGACCCAGACAGGCACGCGCGCGCGCAAGTCGTCGGCGGGCTACGACCTCACGCGCCTGTTCGTCGGCTCGGAAGGCACGCTCGGCGTCATCACGGAAATCACCGTGCGCCTGTACCCGCAGCCGGAAGCAGTATCGGCGGCTGTCTGCACGTTCCCTTCAATGGGCGATGCCGTGCGCGCGGTGATCGAAACCATCCAGATCGGCGTGCCGATCGCGCGCGTCGAGTTCGTCGATTCGCTCGCCGTCCGCTCGATCAACCGTCATTCGAACCTGACGCTGCGCGAAGCGCCCACGCTGTTCTTCGAGTTTCACGGCACGGAAGCCGGCGTGAAGGAACAAGCTGAGTTGGTACAGGAAATCGCCGCGCAGAATAGCGGCGAAGGCTTCGAGTGGGCAACGCGTCCGGAAGACCGCAGCCGTCTGTGGAACGCGCGTCACAACGCGTACTTTGCGATGCTGCAACTCAAGCCCGGCAGCCGCGCCGTCACCACCGACGTTTGCGTGCCCATCTCGCGGCTCGCCGAATGCGTGGTCGAAACGGAAGAAGATCTGAAAGCCTCGCCGCTGCCCTGCCCGATCGTCGGGCACGTCGGCGACGGCAACTTCCACGTCGCGATGCTGATCGACCCGAACAAGCCTGAAGAACTGGAGGAAGCGGAGCGCCTGAATCATCGCATCGTGCAGCGCGCGCTGCGCATGGACGGCACCTGCACGGGCGAACATGGCGTGGGCCTGCACAAGATGGGCTTTCTGGTCGAAGAACATGGCCCCGTTGCTGTCGACGTGATGCGCTCGATCAAGCATTCGCTCGATCCGCGCAACCTGATGAATCCGGGCAAGATCTTTACGTGGGCCTAGGCCAGGCGTAACCGTAGAGCTGGCTGCGCAGCGCAACGACGCGCGCGGCCGTCGATGGAGGAGACATTCCATGAACGCACCCGGCGAGCTGTCCCCCGAGCTTTCGCCCGAGATGCTTGCGCAACGTCAGCGCGAAGTCGTGCAGGCGTTGATGGCCGTGCTGCCAACGCATTGCCTTTTGTATCGTGAGGAAGACACTGTCGCGTACGAGTGCGACGGTCTTGCCGCATATCGGCGCTTGCCGCTGGCCGTCGCGTTGCCCGAGACGGAATCGCAGGTGCAGCGCATCGTGCAGATCTGCCACCGGTTGAACGTGCCGATCGTGCCGCGCGGCGCGGGCACGAGCCTGTCGGGCGGCGCGATGCCGATCCGGCATGGCGTCGTCGTGTCGCTCGCGCGCTTTCGCAAGATCATCGAAGTCGACCCGTATGCCCGCACGGCGACCGTGCAGCCAGGCGTGCGCAACCTGTCGATCTCGGAAGCGGCCGCGCCTTACGGCCTTTACTATGCGCCCGACCCTTCGTCGCAGATCGCCTGCACGATCGGCGGCAATGTCGCGGAAAATTCCGGCGGCGTGCACTGCCTGAAGTACGGACTGACCGTCCATAACGTGATGCGCGTGCGCGCGGTCACGATGGAAGGCGAGATCGTCGAGTTCGGCTCGCTCAGCCCGGACGCCCCGGGCCTCGATCTGCTCGCTGTCGTGATCGGCAGTGAAGGTATGTTCGCGATCGTCACGGAAGTCACCGTCAAGCTGATTCCCAAGCCGCAGGCCTCGCAGGTCATCATGGCGAGTTTCGACGATGTCGTGAAAGGCGGCGACGCCGTCGCGGGCATCATCGCCGCGGGCATCATCCCCGCCGGACTGGAGATGATGGACAAGCCAGCCACGCGCGCCGTCGAGGAATTCGTGCAAGCAGGTTACGACCTCGACGCGGCGGCCATCCTGCTGTGCGAGTCGGACGGCACGCCCGAGGAAGTGAGCGAAGAAATCGTCCGGATGACGGCCGTGTTGCGCGAGCATGGCGCCACGCGCATCCAGATTTCGCGCACGGAGGCCGAGCGGCTGCGCTTCTGGTCGGGCCGCAAGAATGCGTTCCCGGCCGCCGGCCGTATTTCGCCCGACTACTACTGCATGGACGGCACCGTGCCGCGCCGCAGCATCGGGCCGCTGCTCGCGCGCATCGAAGAGATGGAAAAGAAGTACAACCTGCGCTGCATCAACGTGTTCCATGCGGGCGACGGCAACATGCATCCGCTGATCCTGTTCAACGGCAACGATCTCGACGAGTGGCACCGCGCCGAGGCATTCGGCTGCGACATTCTCGAAACATGCGTCGAACTGGGTGGAACGGTGACGGGCGAGCATGGCGTGGGCATCGAGAAAATCAATTCGATGTGCGTGCAGTTTTCGCCGGAAGAACGCGATGCGTTCCACGCGGTCAAGCGCGCCTTCGATCCCGCCTGCCTGCTCAATCCCGACAAGGGCATCCCGACGCGCGCCCGCTGCGCCGAGTACGGCAAGATGCATGTGCGCGGAGGGCTGCTGCCTCACCCTGATCTGCCTCGTTTTTGAGCACCTTCTTGCGCTGCCGGACCATGCTCGCGATGAACCGAGATAACGCATAAGCGCAGCAGTAGTTTTATACGGGTCCGAACCGGGTTGCGAGCGCGGCTTGCCTCGGTACAATCGAAAGCACTACAACGAAGCAACGCACTATGAAAGAGGACGACATCGTCGCCGCGTGGTCGGAACGGGTTCGAGCGGCCACGGCCGCGCAGCAGCCGATCCGCATACGTGGCGGTGGCACGAAGGACTGGTACGGCCAGTCATTGCAGGGTGAGGTCCTCGACACGCGCGCGCATCGCGGCGTCATCGCCTACGATCCGGCCGAACTGGTCATCACGGCGCGCGCCGGCACGCCGCTCCTCGAAATCGAAGCGGCGCTTGCCGAACACGACCAGATGCTCGCTTTCGAGCCGCCTCACTTCGGCCCGCAAGCCACGCTTGGCGGCTGCATTGCGGCTGGAATCGCTGGTCCGCGCCGTCATTCGGCGGGCGCGGCGCGCGACTTCGTGCTCGGCGCCGTCGTCATGAACGGCCAGGGCCAGGTGCTGACGTTCGGCGGCCAGGTCGTGAAGAACGTCGCGGGTTATGACGTATCCCGGCTGATGGCGGGTTCTCTAGGAACGCTCGGGCTGATTCTCCAGTTGTCCGTCAAGGTGTTGCCGCGTCCGAAGTCCGAAGCGACGCTCAAGTTCGACATGAACGGCACCGACGCCGTCCGCAAGCTCAACGAATGGGGCGGCCGCCCGCTTCCCATCACGGGCAGCGCGTGGCGACATGGCACGCTTGCCGTACGGCTGGGCGGCGCCGAAGCGGCCGTCAAGTCAGCGCGCACGTCGCTGGGCGGCGAAGTGGTCGATGCCGTCGAAGCCGAACGCTTCTGGGCGGGCTTGCGCGAACAGACCGACCCGTTCTTTGCGGCGATCGCGCCGAAATCCGCGCTCTGGCGCCTCGCGCTGCCGACCATCACCGAGCCGCTGCAACTGCCCGGCGCACAGTTGATGGAATGGGGCGGCGCGCAACGCTGGTGGATCACCGACGCCGATGCGCAGACCGTGCGCATCAGCGCGAAACAGGCGGGCGGCCACGCGACGATCTTCCGCACCGGCCTCGGCTACGACCGAGGTGCAGGCGTGTTCACGCCGCTGCCCGCACCGTTGATGAAAATCCATCGCGGCCTGAAAGCCGCCTTCGACCCCGCCCGCATCTTCAACCGCGGCCGGTTGTACTCCGACTTCTGAGCGCCTGA
The DNA window shown above is from Paraburkholderia sp. PGU19 and carries:
- the glcE gene encoding glycolate oxidase subunit GlcE, with protein sequence MKEDDIVAAWSERVRAATAAQQPIRIRGGGTKDWYGQSLQGEVLDTRAHRGVIAYDPAELVITARAGTPLLEIEAALAEHDQMLAFEPPHFGPQATLGGCIAAGIAGPRRHSAGAARDFVLGAVVMNGQGQVLTFGGQVVKNVAGYDVSRLMAGSLGTLGLILQLSVKVLPRPKSEATLKFDMNGTDAVRKLNEWGGRPLPITGSAWRHGTLAVRLGGAEAAVKSARTSLGGEVVDAVEAERFWAGLREQTDPFFAAIAPKSALWRLALPTITEPLQLPGAQLMEWGGAQRWWITDADAQTVRISAKQAGGHATIFRTGLGYDRGAGVFTPLPAPLMKIHRGLKAAFDPARIFNRGRLYSDF
- a CDS encoding FAD-linked oxidase C-terminal domain-containing protein, translated to MNHPVPPAPVRRPFPPELLTALKSAFGERVSTSEAVRTHHGRDESPFDPQLPDAVVFAHSTEDVQSIVKLCGQYDVPIIPYGNGSSLEGHLLAVQGGVSIDLSGMNRVLSINAEDLTVTVEPGISRKQLNEALRDTGLFFPIDPGADASIGGMSATRASGTNAVRYGTMRENVLGLTVVLADGRVTQTGTRARKSSAGYDLTRLFVGSEGTLGVITEITVRLYPQPEAVSAAVCTFPSMGDAVRAVIETIQIGVPIARVEFVDSLAVRSINRHSNLTLREAPTLFFEFHGTEAGVKEQAELVQEIAAQNSGEGFEWATRPEDRSRLWNARHNAYFAMLQLKPGSRAVTTDVCVPISRLAECVVETEEDLKASPLPCPIVGHVGDGNFHVAMLIDPNKPEELEEAERLNHRIVQRALRMDGTCTGEHGVGLHKMGFLVEEHGPVAVDVMRSIKHSLDPRNLMNPGKIFTWA
- a CDS encoding FAD-linked oxidase C-terminal domain-containing protein encodes the protein MNAPGELSPELSPEMLAQRQREVVQALMAVLPTHCLLYREEDTVAYECDGLAAYRRLPLAVALPETESQVQRIVQICHRLNVPIVPRGAGTSLSGGAMPIRHGVVVSLARFRKIIEVDPYARTATVQPGVRNLSISEAAAPYGLYYAPDPSSQIACTIGGNVAENSGGVHCLKYGLTVHNVMRVRAVTMEGEIVEFGSLSPDAPGLDLLAVVIGSEGMFAIVTEVTVKLIPKPQASQVIMASFDDVVKGGDAVAGIIAAGIIPAGLEMMDKPATRAVEEFVQAGYDLDAAAILLCESDGTPEEVSEEIVRMTAVLREHGATRIQISRTEAERLRFWSGRKNAFPAAGRISPDYYCMDGTVPRRSIGPLLARIEEMEKKYNLRCINVFHAGDGNMHPLILFNGNDLDEWHRAEAFGCDILETCVELGGTVTGEHGVGIEKINSMCVQFSPEERDAFHAVKRAFDPACLLNPDKGIPTRARCAEYGKMHVRGGLLPHPDLPRF